The stretch of DNA ACTAAACAATTTGCGATCACAATCGGCCACTTCCGAGCTTAGACAGATCTCTTGATCGTAAATATACATGTGCTTGGTGGATTTGAATAGTGTCGTTGCACTTTTTCTCAGTATTGATTCTAACGGCAAATTGAGCTGTCTAATaagtttgagctgtttgacCCTCTCGCTTTTCTCAAATTGATAATGCGAAATCAAATGTGAATATATATCCACTAAATCTTCATCCTTGGGGATGAAGGAAATATAAATTGGAATCAAGTCATAATGCTTGTATAGAATCAGCCTTGAGATATAGGATCTCAGCAACTCAGTGTATTCGGTATTTGATATCAATTGATCACCGAAAATCAGTTCCAGAACTATCGCGAAATGGACAAGAACCCTTAATAGATAAGCATCACTGGTGAGTTCAAACGAGTCGAATCCTCCTGCAGACCGTAGTAATAAACTTTGAAGTGAATCCAAACAATTTCTCATGAGAGTCTCAACGTTGTCGGACATTACAGACCCCATAAGAACACGAAGAGGATGCTGACTTTGATCTTTGATAGTTTGGTCTGAAGAAGATGCTATCATATTCAACGCATCAGTAATGGTTTCCACAACCTTTGGTGGTCGGGGAAGTCGAAAAGCACACCAATCAGATGTTGAATTTGAGCTCAAGGGATACTCTGATGCGACCATTGCTTGTTCTAGCTCATAAAGGAAAATATTGTTGAGGTAAATCAGCAATTTAGATTCCCAGGAGCGAGCCTGCTGTTGGCACGATTCAACGTCTCCACAGAGAAATCCGTAGCACGCTTCCTCATATTTAGAAAGATTGTTGACTTGAGATAACCTGTACAAAGAGCGTCTCCACAAAATTGTATTCTTCACGCCTACAGGCTTTGCAGCATTGTCATCCAGTTCAACTCTAGGGTCAATATAATCCTGCAAGGCTGTCAATATGAGCGAGAAACCCCAGTTATTTGTATTCTCACACAGTTGAAATAGCTGTTCTGTCTCTCCGGACAGAAGCAAATAGAAGcaagctttgaaaaaagtATCATTCTCACGTCTATCATCATCATGTAAATCATCGCTGGAGTTGCGCAGATAAAAATCGTCGTCAAGATACCCATGAGCATCTTTCAAATTGTTGGATTGAATTCGCATTTTCGTATTAAGCCATTTGGTTGCAGGCAATGAGCTCACATCAATTTTGTTGTCGTTATTAATAAGATCAAGTTTGAAGCTCTTCGAAAGCCAGTTCATCAGGAGGTAGATTCGGGACAGCTCAGAATTCTGCATCAGAGCATTGTCTGACATAATAGATCTGGAGGTaaatttgttgatctttttCATCCTCAGAACCTCTTTATCACGATTAGATAAATCCTTGACAAATCtgtcttgaaaaactgtTTCTACCAAATCCCAAAATTGACTTTCCAAAATCCAATTTTCGACTATGCTTTGATCTGCATTCTGCTCGTAGGAACTCAGAAGTTCTTGGGCCGAGTACTTTCGGAAATCTTTGATTAGTTCGTTAACCAGACGGTGACCGAAATTTACTCTAAAATCTTTCAAAACTTTTGCAAAGTGGATATGGACATTTGCATCTTCTACTTGAGGATCTAGTCGAGGAATTTTCTCAAACGGATAACTTGTAGCGAGGTCCTCAGGGAAATCCGAATAGTTGAGAGACATGTTGTTGAAGGTACTGAATATTATTTGATCAAAATAATACACTTGCTTGCCCATGACTAAATTTGACAGTTCTGATGTGTTCAAAGTTAATTAAGGTGTTTGGAAACTTTCATCCTTATAACGCTGCACAACAATGGTCGAGGTCTCTCTTACCGTAGGAAAACTTGATGCATCGCTTGCATTATTACTCACACAGGATCATCACCTGATTGAGTTCCCTACTATTCTTCTGCCAGATGGAATATCGGCTGGATCTATCGTTAAGATCCACTGCGAAAGAGATCTCAAGCAGGAGGAAGCTGAGGATTCGACCTTTGATAGGCTGCAGGAAGAGATTTTCAACACTTTTGGCAAAAACGAACCAAAATGTCCTCAGCTCAAAATTGTTAACGTTACCCAAACATCCTGCGTTCTTGAATGGGAGTCATTGGAGCTCGGCACAGCTGAGTTGAAATCTCTCACACTGTACAAGAATGGAACAAAGATAGGGCAAATAAGGAGCCCtttgtcaaaaaaaaacatcAAGTTAAGTGGGCTGCCGGTTGATACCCAGTATAAATTTCATTTGAAGCTCGAGACCAGTGCTGGCAGCTACCTCTCGAACATTATTGAATTGAGAACTCACAAGATGACAGATTTGAGCGGTATAACCGTTTGCATTGGGGAGATTGATTTTGATAGTGAGCCGTTTACTTTGCAAGACATAGAACAATCACTCAACAAAATTGGAGCAAGGCCGATATCGAGGGAGGTGAAAATTGATACGACGCAATTTATATGTACTCGCAAAACAGGTTCTGAGTATGAAAAAGCGAAATCACTCAACATTCCTATCGTACGTCCTGAGTGGCTGAAGGCTTGTGAACTGGAACGTCGGATTGTCGGTGTCAGCAAGTTTTATCTAGACTCTGAAAATCCTATTtggaaggagaaagagTTTTGGGACTCAACTAGATCTGAGGTAGACCAAAGCCAAAATAGGGTGCAGACTGACAGCACTAATGAAATCAATCCGAACTCAAGAGACAGGAATGGAAAGAACACAATCGATCCTAGGGAGATGTTTGAGGAACGGCTTAATGAAGAGAAAGAACCAACTAGTTCGAAAGTCGACGTCGAGGGGACTTCAGTGGAGGCAGAAACTCTAGTAGAAGAAAAGGAGAAAGTACACGCATCAAAGCTCACTGAATCAGGCTCTCCTATTGACAATGATAACGGCTCAAATCAAGAGGAAACTGAAGAAGCTCAGGAAAAAGACAATTCTCATGATGCCAACGAGGTTTCTGAAGAGACGATGAAGTGGCATGACCATTCTTCTCTAGCAGAGTTACGAAATGAAGGCCTGAATCAATGCATACAAGAGGACAAAATGGAAGTAAACTCACGAGACATGAGTCAGACCTCATTGAATGATATATCAGAAGTGCCAGACACCGCTGTCTCTAACGATCAGCATGGCATTTCTGATAATTTTGAGGGAGAAAATACTAAGTCTGTTGAATCTGTTTCTGAACAGGGCGCTATTGAAAAGCCCGAGTTCTCTGCCGATGCAGAGACTACCAACCTACAAAGTAGTGGTTTAGAGTCTTCGCCTACGAAACTTGATCAAAAGCCATtagaagaaaatgagccGCAAGAATTATCCAGTGTCTTGTcagagaagaagaacataGGCGgaaagaggaagaaaaacaaaaagaaaagGTAAATAGGTCATTATTTACAGTACAGACTTAAGTTCTCGCGAGTAACTCTGAGCTATTGGAATCTCACATATATTTGTGACAAGTAAAATGGGTCTATTCACCAAATAATCTTCTCACTCTTCTCAAGACTGAGTCTTTTTCGGGGTCATATGGGTGATCCTTGGAAGGTATTTCAAGTATGGCTGGAAAAGGATTTGTAAACATATCTATGAGTAACCTGATCCTCTCCGCAATATGCTGATTAATCAGAAGAATCGCAATATCATCTCTCTGAACAAATTGGTTGAAGTATAATTcgagttcttcttcttttgtgTTATCAGTGCAAACCAGGAagtttttttctttgttcgGTTCGTTTGACACTTGCCCTATCCCCGCGAGCAACATGCCTGTGATGGTGTCCTCATCACCCATGACTGCGATCAACGTTCTGTTTTTATTTGCCTCCATAGCGAATGCTGTGACCTTACGTTATGAACAACGCTATCCGAGAAATTTGGCAgccatatttttttttcttttttaCTTCTCTCTCGAAATTACAACTGTAAGTTTGATGTTTCGTTtatcttccaaaatctACAAGAGGCTTGCTGAAACTAGCAAGACTCGAGGATTCCATTCATCGATTTATCCATTCGCCGGGCATAGTAAATGGGCAAATATAAAGCATAAGAAGGCAGCAAATGACGCCGCTAAAGCAGCTATTTCTTTCAAGATGTCATCGAAACTGACAATGCTTGCCAAAGTAGGCGGAGCAGACTTGTCGAAGAATATTCAGCTCAGTAATGCAATTGATCAAGCGAAATCCATGAACATACCTAAAAGAGTGATTGAGACAGCCATAAAGAGAGGAACCGGAGAGCTCAAATCGCAGGATAAAATGGAGACGGTACTGTATGAAGGCATGGCACCTGGTGGGGTAGCAATAGTTGTCGAGGCAATAACAGATAACAAAAATAGAACATTGGGGTTCCTGAGGCCCTGTTTTAACAAATACGGCTTGAGCATGACTCCTACAAGCTATATGTTTGATAAAAAGGGAATGATTTTGATTGATATAGAGAAATCGGATTTTGATGCCGCTTTCGAGAAGATCTTAGAGCTGGGAGCCGAGGATATACAGGaagttgatgaagaaagTAACCTCGTAGAAGTTATTACTGATCCCGCAGAATTCGGAAGGATTGCAAATGAATTGAAAAGTGATTACAAGATTAAGGAGATGCAGATTGGTTTTATGCCAAAAGCCGAAATGGCAACTCGCATTACCGATGGAGAGACCAGAACCGTTTACGAGAAATTTATCGCAAGTATAGAAGATCTTGACGACGTTACACAGGTTTATACGAATTTGAAAGATGACGAGAGTCATTGATGTTTGCTAATTTATACTGAACTAGATTGGCACATACCTAGGACACCTTGATATAGCATTGATTCTAATGTATAAGAAAGTTTGCTTACAGTACTTCACTCTTGTTTGCTGATGACTTCCTCCAACttgtcgtcaaacttggGGACCTCTCTCCCCAGCTTCAACGTCTTGTCTGttctcaatttcttggAGGAGAAGTAGATGGCGGAAACGCATGCCATTCCGCAGGCTGCGAACAGCGGATATAATTCAACTGGAATACTTTTAATAAAGGAGCTCGATTTCTGGATACGTTAGTCCATTAATAAATTTGGGAGGTATACTTACGGCAGCGTTGAATGTTGGATTGGTTGGTCTCATTCTTGTGTCACTTCAATGCTACTTAAAGTCGCTTAATTCCTGTtgctgatgaaaaaaacAAATCAGTCTATTATTGCACGATTCAACTTTATTGAAGGACCAATCAGCAAATTTTAGTTAGTcttaatttttttggttATGAGCTCCGTTAAGGTGCTTGGAGGTCGAACGATGTTAGACGCGTCGATTACAGTGCACATAACCTCATTACGTGCCAAGATTCAACGAGTCGAAAATTGAGGATAAGGAGTCTGTGGTAGTCCTATTAAGTTTCACTTTAGATACCAGTATTGTTCGATTGGATTCATATTTTGGCTCATTCCAACCGTAGATGACTTCAAGAGGCAGCCAGTCGAATAACCCATCTGGCTCCAAATTCACTGGAGGGAATCAGCACCGTCGTACAGGCTCGAAAAATTGGTCACATATCAATGTATCCTCAGCACCCAATTACAGTGCGTCCACGTTCGCGGCCAATGGAAGAAAGGCAAATAGCGCTGCTCAGGTGGGCACAACTCAAGGAAATCAACCTGCGTACCATCTGGCGAACTCAGCGCAGGACCAAGAAGCATCGTTGAGGCATATGAACGATCGATTATTGTTTGGACTTATCCGGAGTATTGGTTGTAAAAGTAGAATAACTACCAACTCCGGAGCTACTTATGATGGAATTTTATACACCAGTGGTGACATCACGGATTCAGGAGTTGGTTTAATTTTGAAATACCCGCAACTGAAAAAAGGTTCGTTTACCCCATCAGAAGAGGTCAATAATAAAGCTGAGCTTCCGGAGACGctaattttttctgaaaaGGATATACTGAAGATGGAATTCGAAGATGTGGATTTCGAACCTATTCAGCAATCTGGAAAACCGAGATTGAATACCTCAGGCAGAAGTTTTAGGACAGACATCGATATATCGGCTAACTCTGCATTCCACGAGAGAGAATTGCAGAAATGGGTACCGGATGAAGATATTGATGCAAGATTGACCGAAGGTTTGGGGGACGCCGACTCAAACGTCCATTGGGATCAATTCGAAGTGAACGAACGTAAATTTGGTATCCAGTCCACGTACGACGAGGATTTGTACACCACCAAAATCTCTAAAAAATGCGCCAGACTACGAACAAAGGTTGAAGGAAGCTGAGAAAATAGCAAGGGAAATTGAGTCTCAAGGCCACAATGGTAATATACACCTTGCTGAAGAGAGAGGTATTATAGTAGATGATAGCGGAgttgacgaagaag from Ogataea parapolymorpha DL-1 chromosome VI, whole genome shotgun sequence encodes:
- a CDS encoding Nucleoporin NUP84 gives rise to the protein MGKQVYYFDQIIFSTFNNMSLNYSDFPEDLATSYPFEKIPRLDPQVEDANVHIHFAKVLKDFRVNFGHRLVNELIKDFRKYSAQELLSSYEQNADQSIVENWILESQFWDLVETVFQDRFVKDLSNRDKEVLRMKKINKFTSRSIMSDNALMQNSELSRIYLLMNWLSKSFKLDLINNDNKIDVSSLPATKWLNTKMRIQSNNLKDAHGYLDDDFYLRNSSDDLHDDDRRENDTFFKACFYLLLSGETEQLFQLCENTNNWGFSLILTALQDYIDPRVELDDNAAKPVGVKNTILWRRSLYRLSQVNNLSKYEEACYGFLCGDVESCQQQARSWESKLLIYLNNIFLYELEQAMVASEYPLSSNSTSDWCAFRLPRPPKVVETITDALNMIASSSDQTIKDQSQHPLRVLMGSVMSDNVETLMRNCLDSLQSLLLRSAGGFDSFELTSDAYLLRVLVHFAIVLELIFGDQLISNTEYTELLRSYISRLILYKHYDLIPIYISFIPKDEDLVDIYSHLISHYQFEKSERVKQLKLIRQLNLPLESILRKSATTLFKSTKHMYIYDQEICLSSEVADCDRKLFSTVYWFHDAGMLCDCIESMVSLFRRLLLCGKVQATIEMLESFNVSDVIREYKYKVESLEGIDELPHGLFVIPAFKLDELMQYQIFAENFKSLNEFQRNSLCMKSEALIENVLITSSSIEQLIKSFLFDLSNDQFIALEDRRIYCELRQLYIPALFDMTFNLLISFEKHSSDLLIKKAMELVHLLSSNEFRLYEVFRAAKKLKSFLKKFATVSSENYIF
- a CDS encoding Chitin biosynthesis protein CHS5 produces the protein MVEVSLTVGKLDASLALLLTQDHHLIEFPTILLPDGISAGSIVKIHCERDLKQEEAEDSTFDRLQEEIFNTFGKNEPKCPQLKIVNVTQTSCVLEWESLELGTAELKSLTLYKNGTKIGQIRSPLSKKNIKLSGLPVDTQYKFHLKLETSAGSYLSNIIELRTHKMTDLSGITVCIGEIDFDSEPFTLQDIEQSLNKIGARPISREVKIDTTQFICTRKTGSEYEKAKSLNIPIVRPEWLKACELERRIVGVSKFYLDSENPIWKEKEFWDSTRSEVDQSQNRVQTDSTNEINPNSRDRNGKNTIDPREMFEERLNEEKEPTSSKVDVEGTSVEAETLVEEKEKVHASKLTESGSPIDNDNGSNQEETEEAQEKDNSHDANEVSEETMKWHDHSSLAELRNEGLNQCIQEDKMEVNSRDMSQTSLNDISEVPDTAVSNDQHGISDNFEGENTKSVESVSEQGAIEKPEFSADAETTNLQSSGLESSPTKLDQKPLEENEPQELSSVLSEKKNIGGKRKKNKKKR
- a CDS encoding Subunit F of the eight-subunit V1 peripheral membrane domain of vacuolar H+-ATPase (V-ATPase), which encodes MEANKNRTLIAVMGDEDTITGMLLAGIGQVSNEPNKEKNFLVCTDNTKEEELELYFNQFVQRDDIAILLINQHIAERIRLLIDMFTNPFPAILEIPSKDHPYDPEKDSVLRRVRRLFGE
- a CDS encoding putative membrane protein; translation: MRPTNPTFNAAKSSSFIKSIPVELYPLFAACGMACVSAIYFSSKKLRTDKTLKLGREVPKFDDKLEEVISKQE